A region from the Algoriphagus machipongonensis genome encodes:
- a CDS encoding MFS transporter translates to MTQTLNKSALFNASCFALITTAFSFSISAGTLKQLGIDLGYSAENLGYLNSLWFFGFPIAMIIGGLIYHTIGPKKIMKIAFLSHFVGAAMTLFAIYFVSEASFVILLASNLLMGIGCGCTEAACNPMIADMYTGEKMNKMLNRFHMWFPGGIFVGALLSELMSTLGFSWQSQFWLIPIPALIYAFLFNGKTFPKASVEQAGSLSDNFKAMFTPLFLFIFACMALTAITEFGPQKWTGLVMESSGAKPMLILALTTGLMAVLRFFGGPVTKVLGQTGVLLAGAIISTIGIYLFSTQIGAMVYVAAIFFAVGVAFFWPTMIGFVAAKIPKSGALGMSIIGGVGMFSTAIFQPIIGGWIDSDIAEQKALGLTGTELDLAAGQATLSTMTTFPIILIVAFILLFFWQKGSKPAAVPAH, encoded by the coding sequence ATGACTCAAACCCTCAACAAAAGTGCACTCTTCAATGCAAGTTGCTTTGCATTGATTACGACTGCATTTTCATTTAGTATTAGTGCCGGAACTCTAAAACAACTCGGCATAGATTTAGGATACAGTGCTGAAAACCTTGGTTACCTTAACTCACTTTGGTTCTTTGGCTTTCCTATTGCAATGATTATCGGTGGCCTTATCTATCACACTATTGGCCCGAAAAAAATTATGAAAATCGCCTTCCTTTCTCACTTTGTGGGAGCAGCGATGACTCTTTTTGCAATTTATTTTGTCTCAGAAGCAAGCTTTGTCATTCTTCTTGCATCCAATCTTTTGATGGGTATTGGTTGCGGTTGTACAGAAGCAGCATGTAACCCTATGATTGCTGACATGTACACAGGAGAGAAAATGAATAAAATGCTAAACAGATTCCACATGTGGTTTCCAGGTGGAATTTTTGTAGGAGCTTTACTTTCCGAATTAATGTCAACTCTTGGCTTTTCTTGGCAAAGTCAATTTTGGTTAATCCCAATCCCTGCACTTATCTACGCATTCCTATTTAATGGAAAAACCTTCCCTAAAGCTAGCGTTGAACAAGCTGGTTCGCTTTCAGACAATTTTAAAGCAATGTTTACTCCATTGTTCCTTTTCATATTTGCTTGCATGGCTCTTACAGCAATCACCGAATTTGGCCCTCAAAAATGGACAGGATTAGTAATGGAAAGCTCTGGTGCAAAACCAATGTTAATCCTTGCACTTACTACCGGACTAATGGCAGTTTTAAGATTCTTTGGTGGACCTGTTACAAAAGTGTTAGGACAGACTGGCGTATTGTTAGCAGGCGCTATTATTTCAACTATAGGTATTTACCTATTTAGCACGCAAATCGGAGCAATGGTTTATGTTGCAGCCATCTTCTTTGCTGTAGGAGTAGCTTTCTTCTGGCCAACAATGATTGGTTTTGTAGCTGCTAAAATCCCAAAAAGTGGAGCATTAGGAATGTCCATTATTGGAGGGGTAGGTATGTTTTCAACTGCAATCTTCCAACCTATTATTGGAGGATGGATTGATAGCGACATAGCAGAACAAAAAGCTTTGGGACTAACAGGAACAGAGTTAGATCTTGCTGCCGGACAGGCAACACTTTCTACTATGACTACTTTCCCTATTATTCTAATTGTAGCCTTTATTCTCCTTTTCTTCTGGCAAAAGGGGTCTAAACCTGCAGCCGTTCCAGCTCATTAA
- a CDS encoding T9SS type B sorting domain-containing protein, which produces MSTTIAVTNPDFSRKEGAEVHVGEMVDPELIGPDKLCNVYGSIIGDFFGAGDPITDVYSWKILSPSGEILFDRSGGAGFQTISYTFSEIGTHTVELSVKRGASVIFTDTKDVDLIKGPDVVLESNYEICGSTPLDLMAIDPESQNFEDYQFEWTDESGAVIGTDNIVQVTSPGDYFVEFYFEDSSGTQDCITTQPTTVSGVTDYQILQTENQVCPDLQVNFQTDPQVSGTWYYEKVGTGIRTYLTEGSSVNLFPNQNLDGEGDYKIIFTPSPSVSNCLTEKSTDLTYYPQPEFFLVSTIGASGCKVYDGELTIQTTTPLDYVFIEGLGIYSPALAAGDTYTFSGLESGAYSLIGLLGSCTNSIGSVVSLQDPPESLKFEVAEIVGEECTPDGKTIGSITIDFTNGPIDGSYRLINEKGTEVLNDSFLNANFAKIDIPGGRYYFELYGVDDCSLPKSELIEVPGLSQTEFNVPNEITICQSYELTPETNQDLEFSLEYPDGTIEIKAKDEPFTLIEAGTYKLIGSLPTDPLTCPTSKTFEVNLVQPVEFEPKLIQQDCFGNRTYFADINGIDPNTVIFSWYNENDELIGTGQNMFPTSIGEFKLDVQPANSEACPNPLKTFLIEEPILEVDVTLTSTKLCELGPGATINLSTTFFSEVTDIRWRRYDELGGIEELDQFKDQTEITVFEDGVYEAAVFSIIPEIGKDCELGRNSMELDFTLDRVEFNVPASLSICETYEYIPETNQPLEFILTYPDGTSVEKSAGEAFTLDQTGTFSLYGFNPETSSPNCPEIKEFEVFVNQPIPFSPILFSEDCNGEKIYQAQLSGATVADANIFWYDADLTLIGTDEFLTLNTFGTFYLEVQPKGSIPCDLEPILFEVEEPVLSLEASLLAEPLCPDAADAAISLETDFEKVETIEWWFTDISGNQSQLTSERNKPEILATQEGTYEARIFSGVPCLLGMDQVLILRSIDEVRPVTEESYQVCPKYDIAPTIDPGSFAAYEWYHEGNLVSTSQTYKPLLIGEFELIVYSQEGCPYSTTFETIEECELKIVFPTALELGDPEKNFLIYTNYLVDELELWIFNKWGELIFHCKNTDLINEESTCVWDGTVNGENIPNGSYSIRVNYKNYAKEINEEYLGSIMVIE; this is translated from the coding sequence GTGTCAACCACTATTGCTGTAACCAATCCGGATTTTTCAAGAAAAGAAGGCGCGGAAGTACACGTTGGAGAAATGGTAGATCCAGAGTTAATTGGTCCCGACAAATTATGTAACGTTTATGGTAGTATAATAGGGGATTTTTTCGGAGCTGGGGATCCTATAACGGATGTTTATTCCTGGAAGATATTAAGCCCTAGCGGCGAAATTTTATTCGATAGGTCTGGAGGTGCAGGGTTTCAAACCATCAGTTATACTTTTTCAGAAATAGGAACGCATACAGTTGAGCTTTCTGTCAAGCGAGGTGCATCCGTCATTTTCACGGACACGAAAGATGTAGATTTGATCAAAGGCCCTGACGTTGTACTTGAGTCAAATTATGAAATTTGCGGGAGCACTCCACTGGATTTGATGGCTATTGACCCAGAAAGTCAGAATTTTGAAGATTACCAATTTGAATGGACTGATGAATCAGGGGCCGTTATAGGAACAGATAACATTGTTCAAGTAACTTCTCCAGGTGATTACTTTGTGGAGTTCTACTTTGAGGATTCTTCTGGTACGCAGGATTGCATTACTACTCAACCCACCACTGTTTCTGGAGTAACCGACTACCAGATCTTGCAAACTGAAAATCAAGTATGTCCTGATTTACAAGTCAATTTTCAAACTGATCCCCAGGTATCGGGAACATGGTATTATGAAAAAGTGGGAACAGGAATCAGAACCTATCTTACAGAAGGAAGCAGCGTAAACCTTTTTCCTAACCAAAATCTGGATGGGGAAGGAGATTATAAAATTATCTTTACTCCAAGCCCAAGTGTATCCAATTGTCTTACAGAGAAATCAACCGACTTAACATATTATCCTCAACCAGAGTTCTTCCTAGTTAGCACTATAGGAGCCTCAGGGTGTAAAGTATACGATGGTGAGTTAACGATTCAAACCACCACACCATTAGATTATGTTTTCATTGAAGGCCTAGGAATCTACTCACCTGCTTTGGCTGCCGGAGATACCTATACGTTTTCCGGATTAGAGTCTGGTGCCTACAGCTTAATTGGTCTCTTAGGCAGCTGCACCAATTCAATTGGTTCAGTCGTATCGCTGCAAGATCCACCTGAATCTTTGAAATTTGAAGTAGCAGAAATTGTTGGTGAGGAGTGTACACCCGATGGAAAAACCATCGGATCTATCACCATTGATTTTACTAATGGTCCGATTGATGGTTCCTACAGGTTGATCAATGAGAAAGGCACAGAGGTTTTGAATGATTCTTTTTTGAATGCCAATTTTGCGAAAATAGATATCCCAGGTGGTCGGTATTATTTTGAATTATATGGAGTTGATGATTGTAGTCTACCAAAATCAGAATTGATTGAAGTCCCAGGGCTTTCCCAAACAGAATTTAATGTTCCAAATGAGATAACTATCTGCCAATCCTATGAATTAACGCCTGAAACCAATCAAGATTTAGAGTTTAGTCTAGAATATCCTGATGGCACGATCGAAATAAAAGCCAAAGATGAACCATTTACACTAATAGAAGCTGGCACATACAAATTAATTGGTTCATTACCCACTGATCCATTAACATGTCCTACTTCCAAAACATTTGAGGTTAACCTTGTGCAGCCAGTAGAGTTTGAACCTAAACTTATCCAGCAAGACTGCTTTGGAAACAGAACATATTTTGCAGATATCAATGGTATAGATCCCAATACGGTGATCTTCTCCTGGTATAATGAAAATGATGAGTTGATTGGTACTGGCCAAAATATGTTTCCAACTTCGATTGGAGAATTTAAACTAGATGTTCAACCAGCCAATAGTGAAGCTTGCCCAAACCCTTTAAAAACATTCTTGATTGAAGAGCCTATATTAGAGGTTGACGTTACTTTGACTAGCACTAAATTATGTGAACTTGGGCCTGGAGCGACCATCAATTTAAGTACTACATTTTTCTCTGAAGTAACAGACATTAGGTGGAGAAGATATGATGAGTTAGGAGGAATAGAGGAATTGGACCAATTTAAAGATCAAACTGAAATAACAGTTTTTGAAGATGGGGTTTATGAAGCTGCTGTATTTAGTATTATTCCAGAGATTGGCAAAGATTGTGAACTGGGTAGAAACTCGATGGAATTGGATTTCACTTTGGACAGGGTAGAATTTAATGTTCCAGCCTCGTTATCCATATGTGAAACCTATGAATATATTCCAGAAACAAATCAGCCTTTAGAATTCATTCTAACTTACCCAGATGGGACTTCAGTTGAAAAGTCTGCTGGTGAAGCCTTTACTTTGGATCAAACAGGCACTTTTTCACTCTATGGTTTTAATCCTGAGACAAGTTCTCCAAACTGTCCAGAAATCAAAGAATTTGAGGTTTTTGTAAACCAGCCAATTCCCTTTTCACCGATTTTATTTAGCGAGGATTGCAATGGGGAGAAAATATATCAAGCTCAACTTTCAGGAGCCACTGTGGCCGATGCAAATATTTTCTGGTACGATGCTGACCTCACATTAATTGGCACAGATGAGTTTCTTACTCTTAACACTTTTGGAACATTTTATCTAGAGGTTCAACCCAAAGGAAGTATTCCATGCGATCTTGAACCCATATTATTTGAAGTTGAAGAGCCAGTTTTGAGCTTGGAGGCAAGCCTTTTAGCAGAACCTTTGTGTCCTGATGCAGCAGATGCTGCAATTTCTTTAGAGACTGATTTCGAGAAGGTTGAAACCATTGAATGGTGGTTTACAGACATCAGTGGTAATCAGTCTCAATTAACTTCTGAAAGAAATAAACCAGAAATTCTGGCTACTCAGGAAGGAACCTATGAGGCTAGGATATTTAGTGGAGTCCCCTGCCTCCTGGGAATGGACCAAGTATTGATCCTAAGGAGTATTGATGAAGTAAGACCTGTAACAGAAGAAAGCTATCAGGTTTGCCCTAAGTATGACATTGCCCCTACAATCGACCCAGGGAGTTTTGCCGCTTACGAATGGTATCATGAAGGCAATCTTGTATCAACAAGCCAAACCTACAAACCTTTATTAATAGGTGAATTTGAATTGATAGTTTATAGTCAAGAAGGCTGTCCTTACTCGACCACATTTGAAACAATTGAAGAGTGTGAGCTTAAAATAGTTTTCCCTACCGCACTGGAATTGGGTGACCCTGAAAAGAATTTCTTGATTTACACCAACTATCTGGTAGATGAGTTAGAGCTTTGGATTTTTAATAAATGGGGTGAATTAATTTTTCATTGCAAAAACACTGACTTAATTAATGAGGAATCCACATGTGTATGGGATGGGACAGTCAATGGGGAAAATATCCCCAATGGCTCATATTCTATTCGTGTCAATTATAAAAACTACGCCAAAGAGATAAATGAAGAGTATCTAGGCTCAATTATGGTTATAGAATAA
- the yaaA gene encoding peroxide stress protein YaaA: MLILISPAKTLDYSDPSIKEHSLPDFLTDTRSLVRILKQKSAKEISNLMHISDSLAELNEERFKTFKRDFNFDNSKQALLAFKGDVYTKIDVDNYTEEDFNFAQENLRILSGLYGLLKPMDLIQPYRLEMGTKLENKKGKNLYEFWDKKIAKAINQVAKGEPIINLASQEYFKAVHQKTLKSPLINIHFKEYKEGKYQVVGFFAKQARGMMTNFAIKNRIEEPEKLKLFNEERYEYSDKMSSSTDWFFVR; the protein is encoded by the coding sequence ATGTTAATACTTATTTCCCCTGCAAAGACCCTAGATTACAGTGACCCTAGCATCAAAGAGCATAGTTTACCTGATTTCCTGACAGACACCCGTTCACTGGTTAGGATTCTAAAGCAAAAATCTGCGAAAGAGATTTCTAATTTGATGCATATCAGTGATTCTTTAGCGGAGCTCAATGAAGAAAGGTTTAAAACTTTTAAACGAGATTTCAATTTTGATAACTCCAAGCAAGCACTGCTAGCATTCAAAGGAGATGTTTACACCAAAATTGATGTAGATAACTACACAGAGGAAGATTTCAATTTTGCTCAGGAAAATCTAAGGATTTTATCAGGGCTGTATGGTTTATTAAAACCTATGGATTTAATCCAGCCTTATCGTTTGGAAATGGGAACAAAGCTGGAAAACAAAAAAGGGAAAAATCTTTATGAATTTTGGGATAAGAAAATCGCGAAAGCCATCAATCAAGTTGCAAAAGGTGAACCGATTATCAATTTAGCTTCTCAGGAATATTTTAAGGCTGTACACCAAAAAACATTAAAATCTCCCTTGATAAATATTCATTTCAAAGAATATAAAGAGGGTAAGTATCAGGTCGTTGGTTTTTTTGCAAAACAAGCCAGAGGGATGATGACTAACTTTGCGATCAAGAATAGAATAGAAGAACCTGAAAAATTGAAATTATTCAATGAAGAACGGTATGAGTACTCAGATAAAATGAGCAGCTCAACTGACTGGTTTTTTGTTAGATAA
- a CDS encoding T9SS type B sorting domain-containing protein translates to MKSNPNSIRFKYIFSLFLLYTLFGIESKVLSQGFNENEWIFGSCETGDSNYLSFGKGGTATVQSLPNSVLLGKNNSAIAIDPITGQPLFQTNGELVYDFSQAPIEGSAPGLNGNVDGSQQVATGFLEYDPEGNKLFYIFYTSPGGELQYALVDMNAPGQASGNERPLGEVTSKDVSMGNASGALLVVKTSSSPSYLISFDGGNLVSQRIETTEGSFSTTDTQSLPFTPERIIFDESAGKLILIPANSSDQITVLDFNSSNGSFSNSSPITTVPGSGEYGGAEFSPDGSFIYYSLGDSLYRVPSNDLSATPETLPLTTPIDTIHDVKVGPDGSLYYIYEEVAGGPQLIGKVDNPDEIDLTLVTLEEDPFMGADFCGTIFPVFAPNADIAPSVDFTWDPEMPCANNPIQLTSILTPENYTPSSYSWEFSPPLTDSDGNELDADYDQEHFLIPADAASGTDISVTLTVEYEDGTSQTSTKSIPLTENNLEANFTPSDTTLCMSCIDIGPLLEAQNQGGDGEGGAPGIGGGSGGGGSGGGDNYEYFWSNHRDEGWGTRTENEVCQPGLYWALVREPGSSCYAYAEIRIKIWDLEDQSNNIWYFGDGAGLDFNPDPDDPDAPTPRPIESRHPQNIPAGTTTISDETGQVLFYTDGDSVWDLNGNIMENGDTIGGDNSASQSVLAVPVPDEQTLFYLFTTQQAANGSNEVSYSLVDIKAENPSGVGNVVTKDNFLFSPSTEHTAAYSAGDTTWMMFHELGNNTFRGYPVTAEGIGPPVLSSVGSNHGFNSGVGAMKFNSDGDKVAVTISEGGCNKLELFDFDSDTGEMTEYARIDLGCDGEVYGLEFSEDGERVFVSYRNGGPGIEEFIVKAVENDDPDATVCPTCFDGASTRAEIEACINSTKNAISQTSGQNLGALQIGPNGQIYVAVVGDNRIGQISVGSGCDSESSFNMDGVEPMPGTSNLGLPSFVQNSGSSIPEPALSGPPRICLDPENDSGALFEGGGEPDIDSYFWTITDENGLVVLDNFGGPGEEFQSYEHIFAEAGLYTVDLRVDRCGDPTYYEASLEIQVDEPPVLTLEDDVTLCSNSPVTLTAIDGYDPAEGIYDFEWTNAAGQLIGDENSNSITVEEESIYSVSVSFRLPDGLSDDEAALYETCPSTAEVFVGPAFEFELNQTAEEVCYEETSLIFAPDTPITGEWFYTLDGDPTRTSLGNFFELELFINTLPGPGEYEIIFVTQDPILEGCTVEKKVDLLVNELPIFTATQTNPATDCSTADGSFEVTMQGTAETLTVLETGEVFNNVMAGSTVQVIDLLPGVYTIEAENSLGCVYSGSVTVENLNPPQLLEFTVSTQDELCSPTGVNPGIITISFDGGVAQIGDYTIVRQGDGQTFTAPLPNQPSFDVEVPYGDYLIEVSDASGCKIPDPTVYTIAQKNQVVFSVPTDFTACESFTFTPDSPDTLTYTVTNSSGVTVSAEPDGSYIITSSDTYTVLGEDPTGENCPRTIDMVANITQPIDFEVSPPIVDCQSGYQYEAILNNALPDDVIFLWKDEGGVIVGRSQIFVPSREGTYSLEVQPSSGGLCQTAAISLEAEILVDDLQVALDVTPFCVDQTSTTISIDADLSNVAAIEWFIGQGGTKTRIPTLDDMPIIEVSQEGTYEAILRSSQGCEIGRANGVVAKSSIVPPVVPTSITICELEGVTESISPGMYDNYSWTLNGNEVSQDSVFTPTLPGIYTLEVSDNIGCSYIETIEVIEDCELKISFPNGVVLNDPNRNFILYANEYIDFVEVFIYNRWGELIFYCDHENLEPGQAFCPWDGQLNGNFVPNGTYAVVVKLTSEDQNITQKITKAVTVIQ, encoded by the coding sequence ATGAAAAGCAACCCTAATTCCATAAGGTTCAAGTACATTTTTAGCCTTTTCTTACTATATACACTATTTGGTATAGAATCAAAAGTCCTTTCTCAGGGTTTTAATGAAAATGAGTGGATTTTTGGAAGTTGCGAAACTGGCGATAGCAATTATCTTTCTTTTGGTAAAGGGGGAACTGCAACCGTACAATCTTTACCTAACTCGGTTCTTTTAGGAAAAAACAACTCAGCTATTGCCATTGACCCGATCACTGGTCAACCTTTATTTCAGACAAATGGAGAACTTGTATATGATTTTAGCCAAGCTCCAATCGAAGGTTCGGCTCCTGGATTAAATGGAAATGTGGATGGTTCACAGCAAGTAGCCACAGGATTTCTTGAATACGATCCTGAAGGAAATAAGCTTTTCTATATTTTTTATACCTCTCCAGGTGGAGAGCTTCAATATGCTTTAGTAGACATGAACGCCCCCGGACAGGCAAGTGGGAACGAAAGACCTTTAGGTGAGGTAACTTCCAAAGACGTGTCTATGGGAAATGCCTCTGGAGCATTATTAGTAGTAAAAACATCTTCTTCTCCTTCCTATCTCATCAGCTTTGATGGAGGGAATTTGGTTTCACAGAGGATTGAAACTACGGAAGGAAGCTTTAGTACAACAGACACTCAAAGTTTACCCTTTACTCCCGAAAGGATTATATTTGATGAATCTGCAGGTAAATTAATCCTTATTCCTGCCAATAGCAGTGATCAAATTACTGTTTTGGATTTTAATTCCAGTAATGGATCTTTTAGTAACTCTAGCCCTATCACTACAGTGCCTGGATCCGGGGAATATGGAGGAGCAGAATTTTCGCCCGATGGTAGTTTCATCTATTATTCTTTAGGAGATTCATTATATAGAGTCCCTTCCAATGATCTCTCGGCAACTCCTGAAACACTCCCGCTCACTACACCTATTGACACCATCCACGATGTGAAAGTGGGGCCAGATGGAAGCCTGTACTATATTTATGAAGAAGTAGCAGGCGGTCCTCAATTGATAGGGAAAGTGGATAATCCAGATGAAATAGACCTTACTTTAGTCACACTTGAGGAAGACCCTTTCATGGGAGCTGATTTCTGCGGGACGATTTTCCCTGTCTTTGCCCCCAATGCTGATATTGCCCCTTCTGTAGATTTCACATGGGATCCCGAAATGCCATGTGCTAATAACCCCATTCAGCTGACTAGTATATTAACTCCTGAAAATTATACACCTAGTAGTTATAGCTGGGAATTCAGCCCACCGCTTACAGACTCAGATGGCAATGAATTGGATGCAGATTATGACCAAGAGCACTTTTTAATTCCTGCAGATGCAGCATCTGGAACTGATATTTCCGTGACCTTAACGGTTGAGTATGAAGATGGAACTTCTCAGACATCTACTAAATCTATTCCTCTAACTGAAAATAATCTAGAGGCAAACTTTACTCCTTCTGACACAACACTTTGTATGTCTTGTATAGACATCGGGCCATTACTTGAAGCACAAAACCAAGGTGGAGATGGTGAAGGTGGAGCACCTGGTATCGGTGGAGGTTCCGGAGGCGGTGGTTCTGGAGGAGGAGATAATTATGAATATTTCTGGTCTAACCACAGAGATGAAGGTTGGGGTACCAGAACTGAAAATGAAGTTTGTCAACCCGGCTTGTATTGGGCACTTGTAAGAGAACCAGGTTCTTCCTGCTATGCCTACGCCGAGATCAGAATTAAGATTTGGGATCTGGAAGATCAAAGTAATAACATTTGGTATTTTGGTGATGGAGCTGGGTTAGACTTCAACCCAGACCCTGACGATCCAGATGCCCCTACTCCTAGACCGATCGAAAGCAGACATCCTCAAAATATTCCTGCAGGTACAACTACGATTTCAGATGAAACAGGACAAGTTCTATTTTACACAGATGGAGACTCTGTTTGGGACTTGAATGGAAACATAATGGAAAACGGAGATACGATTGGTGGTGATAACTCTGCTAGTCAATCTGTTCTTGCAGTTCCTGTTCCAGATGAGCAAACTTTATTTTATTTATTCACCACCCAGCAAGCTGCCAATGGCTCCAATGAAGTAAGTTATTCACTTGTAGATATCAAGGCTGAAAATCCTTCGGGAGTTGGAAATGTAGTTACAAAAGACAATTTTTTATTCAGCCCATCAACTGAACATACCGCAGCCTATAGTGCCGGTGATACAACTTGGATGATGTTTCATGAGTTAGGAAACAACACATTCAGAGGGTATCCCGTCACGGCAGAAGGAATTGGCCCACCGGTATTAAGTTCTGTTGGAAGTAATCACGGATTCAATTCAGGTGTGGGTGCAATGAAATTCAATTCCGATGGCGATAAAGTAGCGGTGACTATTTCTGAGGGCGGTTGTAATAAATTAGAGCTCTTTGATTTTGATTCAGATACTGGTGAAATGACAGAATATGCCCGAATAGATTTGGGCTGCGATGGAGAGGTGTATGGCTTAGAGTTTTCTGAAGATGGAGAACGAGTCTTTGTATCTTATAGAAACGGCGGACCTGGTATTGAAGAATTTATTGTCAAAGCTGTAGAAAATGATGACCCAGACGCAACGGTTTGCCCCACATGTTTTGACGGAGCCAGTACGAGAGCAGAAATTGAAGCTTGTATAAACAGCACTAAAAATGCAATCAGTCAAACATCAGGACAAAATCTAGGCGCACTACAAATTGGTCCTAATGGGCAAATTTATGTTGCAGTGGTAGGAGACAATAGAATTGGACAAATTAGTGTAGGGTCTGGCTGCGACTCTGAAAGCAGCTTTAACATGGACGGCGTGGAGCCCATGCCAGGAACATCCAATTTAGGACTGCCATCATTTGTTCAAAATTCCGGCAGCTCTATTCCAGAGCCTGCACTGTCTGGACCTCCAAGAATTTGCCTTGATCCTGAAAATGATTCTGGAGCCCTGTTTGAAGGTGGGGGGGAACCCGATATTGATAGCTACTTCTGGACTATCACAGATGAAAATGGATTGGTTGTTTTGGATAATTTTGGGGGACCTGGAGAAGAGTTTCAGTCTTACGAGCACATTTTTGCAGAGGCAGGATTGTATACCGTAGACCTGAGAGTTGACCGTTGTGGTGACCCAACTTATTACGAGGCTAGCTTAGAAATCCAAGTGGATGAGCCTCCAGTTCTTACTTTAGAAGATGACGTAACTTTATGTTCTAATAGCCCGGTTACATTGACAGCCATAGATGGCTATGATCCAGCAGAAGGAATTTATGATTTTGAGTGGACAAATGCAGCTGGCCAACTTATCGGTGATGAAAACTCTAATTCTATTACTGTGGAAGAAGAGAGCATTTACTCTGTATCAGTAAGCTTCCGACTTCCTGACGGACTTTCAGATGATGAGGCAGCCTTGTATGAAACTTGCCCATCTACTGCAGAGGTTTTTGTTGGCCCAGCATTTGAATTTGAACTAAACCAGACAGCTGAAGAAGTCTGTTATGAGGAAACATCTTTGATTTTCGCTCCAGACACACCTATTACTGGGGAATGGTTTTACACTCTAGACGGAGACCCTACCCGTACTTCCTTAGGTAACTTCTTCGAACTTGAATTATTTATCAACACGCTTCCTGGCCCGGGAGAATACGAAATCATTTTTGTCACTCAAGACCCTATTCTAGAAGGATGTACTGTTGAAAAGAAAGTTGATCTTTTGGTAAATGAATTACCAATTTTCACTGCAACCCAAACAAATCCAGCGACTGATTGTAGCACGGCAGATGGTTCTTTCGAAGTAACCATGCAAGGAACGGCAGAAACTTTAACCGTTTTAGAAACTGGAGAAGTATTCAACAATGTCATGGCAGGAAGTACTGTTCAAGTTATTGACCTACTTCCGGGAGTTTACACTATTGAGGCTGAGAATTCCCTCGGATGCGTTTACTCTGGATCTGTTACAGTTGAAAACCTTAACCCACCACAGCTATTAGAATTTACTGTGAGCACACAAGATGAGTTGTGTAGCCCTACAGGAGTGAACCCAGGAATTATTACTATCTCTTTTGATGGAGGCGTTGCTCAAATAGGTGATTATACAATTGTTAGGCAGGGAGATGGACAAACTTTCACAGCTCCACTTCCAAATCAACCTTCATTTGACGTTGAAGTTCCTTACGGGGACTATTTGATAGAAGTAAGTGATGCATCAGGATGTAAAATACCAGATCCAACTGTTTATACCATAGCCCAAAAGAATCAGGTAGTTTTTTCAGTTCCTACCGATTTCACGGCTTGTGAAAGCTTTACCTTTACACCTGATTCTCCTGATACATTGACTTATACAGTCACAAATAGTTCAGGTGTCACTGTATCAGCTGAACCCGATGGAAGTTATATCATTACATCAAGTGACACTTACACCGTATTAGGTGAAGATCCTACCGGTGAAAATTGTCCAAGAACCATCGATATGGTTGCTAATATCACTCAACCAATTGACTTTGAGGTTTCCCCACCTATTGTGGATTGTCAATCAGGCTATCAATATGAAGCGATATTGAACAATGCCCTACCTGATGACGTGATTTTCTTATGGAAAGATGAAGGAGGAGTAATTGTAGGTAGGTCACAAATATTTGTACCCAGTAGAGAGGGTACCTATTCTTTGGAAGTACAACCAAGTTCAGGAGGACTTTGTCAAACTGCAGCTATTTCACTTGAAGCAGAAATCTTGGTGGACGATTTACAAGTGGCGTTGGACGTAACTCCATTTTGCGTGGATCAGACAAGTACCACAATCAGTATAGACGCAGATTTGAGTAATGTTGCAGCCATTGAGTGGTTTATAGGTCAAGGTGGTACTAAAACTAGGATTCCTACTTTGGATGACATGCCAATTATAGAAGTTTCGCAAGAAGGCACCTATGAAGCAATCTTGAGAAGTTCTCAAGGTTGTGAGATTGGCAGAGCCAATGGTGTTGTAGCTAAATCTTCTATCGTCCCCCCTGTTGTTCCAACATCAATTACAATTTGTGAACTGGAAGGTGTAACAGAAAGTATTTCCCCGGGGATGTATGATAATTACTCCTGGACTTTAAATGGGAATGAAGTTTCTCAAGATTCAGTTTTCACTCCTACTCTTCCAGGCATTTATACTCTAGAGGTTTCCGATAATATCGGATGTAGTTACATTGAAACAATTGAAGTTATAGAGGATTGTGAATTAAAAATTTCCTTCCCTAATGGTGTCGTATTAAATGATCCAAATAGGAATTTCATTTTATATGCCAATGAATACATTGACTTTGTTGAAGTGTTTATTTATAATCGATGGGGAGAATTGATCTTCTATTGTGACCATGAAAACCTAGAACCAGGACAGGCGTTTTGTCCTTGGGATGGCCAATTAAATGGAAATTTTGTTCCAAATGGAACATATGCGGTGGTTGTGAAGTTGACTAGTGAAGATCAAAATATTACCCAAAAAATAACAAAAGCAGTTACAGTCATTCAATAA